The following coding sequences are from one Pseudonocardia sp. HH130630-07 window:
- a CDS encoding penicillin acylase family protein, whose translation MSPLPSAPGAPSPSGSVALPGLDGEVEIVLDRWGVPHIYAGSRHDAYLAQGFQAARDRLFQIDMWRRRGLGRLAEVFGEAFLDQDRATRLFLYRGDMRTEWLAYGTATRDVVTAFVTGVNAYVDWAMVDPDHRLPPEFLALGHRPARWAAEDVVRIRTHGLLYNAEQELARALTVRDLGAAAEELRSVREPHTDLVVPDAAALEHLTDQVLEVYRLAFAPADLSRPAGATVSATAAPPETAPAGSNNWVVSGQRTATGRPVLANDPHRAVTVPSLRYLTHLEAPGMSVIGAGEPNLPGVSIGHNGRVAFGLTIWPVDHEDLYVYELHPTDDTRYRHRGDWESFTEVEETTAVADAGDRILRLTYSRHGPVVHLDPATRTAVAIRAAWLEPGMAPYLSSLEYQDAENVDAFRRALRRWGAPGVNQVFADTAGDIGWQGCGLVPHRPGWDGAVPVPGDGRFEWAGFAQLDELPGVRNPDAGWISTSNEENLPDGHETGGAGPVITTDWYSSARHERLSGWLDDDDRVDVGTSMAMQGDALNLHGRRLLDRLRPLDTAGMRHAADWAALQDWDGTESADSRPALVFQVWVRRHLRPWLVDHALDRLGTDPERSAAARQRLLRADTLFSDLRPDLRMVQLFDLADTADATLVAEGVDTTLGAALDELAILLDGDPAGQTWGDLHRTELHHAVFTHVRDAPERWRHLPSVARAGSGDTVGLAGHDPGFNAVMGSSFRIAVDVGEWDTTRVLNSPGQSGDPRSVHYADQLRLWERGEAFALAYTRQAVDAVAGSTLRLTPAPRRARP comes from the coding sequence ATGTCCCCGCTCCCGTCCGCACCGGGGGCCCCGTCCCCGTCGGGCTCCGTGGCGCTGCCCGGGCTCGACGGGGAGGTCGAGATCGTGCTCGATCGTTGGGGCGTCCCGCACATCTATGCCGGCTCCCGGCACGACGCCTACCTGGCCCAGGGCTTCCAGGCCGCCCGCGATCGGCTGTTCCAGATCGACATGTGGCGCCGGCGCGGCCTCGGCCGCCTAGCCGAGGTCTTCGGCGAGGCGTTCCTGGACCAGGACCGGGCGACCCGGCTGTTCCTCTATCGCGGTGACATGCGCACGGAGTGGCTGGCCTACGGCACGGCGACCCGCGACGTCGTGACCGCGTTCGTGACCGGGGTCAACGCCTACGTCGACTGGGCGATGGTCGACCCCGACCACCGGCTCCCGCCGGAGTTCCTCGCACTGGGACACCGACCGGCGCGCTGGGCCGCTGAAGACGTCGTGCGCATCCGCACCCACGGCCTGCTCTACAACGCCGAGCAGGAGCTCGCACGGGCCCTGACCGTGCGCGACCTCGGCGCCGCGGCGGAGGAGCTCCGGTCGGTGCGTGAACCGCACACCGACCTCGTGGTCCCCGACGCCGCAGCGCTGGAACATCTCACCGACCAGGTGCTGGAAGTGTACCGCCTGGCCTTCGCCCCGGCCGACCTGAGCAGACCGGCGGGCGCCACGGTGTCCGCGACCGCCGCCCCGCCGGAGACCGCGCCCGCGGGCAGCAACAACTGGGTGGTGTCCGGGCAGCGCACGGCCACCGGCCGGCCGGTGCTCGCGAACGACCCGCACCGCGCGGTCACCGTCCCGTCGCTGCGCTACCTCACCCATCTCGAGGCGCCGGGCATGAGCGTCATCGGGGCCGGTGAGCCGAACCTGCCCGGCGTCTCGATCGGGCACAACGGCCGGGTCGCGTTCGGGCTCACGATCTGGCCCGTCGACCACGAGGACCTCTACGTCTACGAGCTGCACCCCACCGACGACACCCGCTACCGCCACCGCGGGGACTGGGAGTCGTTCACGGAAGTCGAGGAGACCACCGCCGTCGCCGACGCCGGCGACCGGATCCTGCGCCTGACCTACAGCCGGCACGGCCCGGTCGTGCACCTCGACCCGGCGACGCGCACCGCGGTCGCCATACGAGCGGCGTGGCTGGAACCGGGCATGGCGCCCTACCTGTCCAGCCTGGAGTACCAGGACGCCGAGAACGTGGACGCGTTCCGGCGGGCGCTGCGCCGCTGGGGCGCACCCGGGGTGAACCAGGTCTTCGCCGACACCGCGGGCGACATCGGCTGGCAGGGCTGCGGGCTCGTCCCGCACCGGCCCGGCTGGGACGGTGCGGTGCCAGTCCCCGGCGACGGCCGCTTCGAGTGGGCCGGTTTCGCCCAGCTCGACGAACTGCCCGGCGTCCGCAACCCCGACGCCGGGTGGATCTCCACGTCGAACGAGGAGAACCTGCCCGACGGGCACGAGACCGGCGGCGCCGGACCGGTCATCACCACCGACTGGTACTCCTCGGCCCGCCACGAGCGGCTCTCCGGCTGGCTCGACGACGACGACCGGGTCGACGTCGGGACCAGCATGGCGATGCAGGGCGACGCGCTCAACCTCCACGGACGGCGACTGCTCGACCGGCTGCGCCCGCTCGACACCGCCGGGATGCGCCACGCAGCGGACTGGGCGGCGTTGCAAGACTGGGACGGGACGGAGTCGGCGGACTCGCGGCCGGCCCTCGTGTTCCAGGTCTGGGTCCGCAGGCACCTGCGGCCCTGGCTGGTCGATCACGCACTGGACCGGCTCGGGACCGACCCGGAGCGGTCCGCGGCGGCGAGGCAGCGGCTGCTGCGGGCCGACACGCTGTTCTCCGACCTACGTCCGGACCTGCGGATGGTGCAGCTGTTTGACCTCGCCGACACGGCGGACGCCACACTGGTCGCCGAGGGAGTCGACACCACCCTCGGCGCCGCCCTGGACGAGCTCGCCATCCTGCTCGACGGCGACCCGGCCGGGCAGACGTGGGGCGACCTGCACCGCACCGAGCTGCACCACGCGGTGTTCACCCATGTCCGCGACGCCCCGGAGCGGTGGCGTCACCTGCCGTCGGTGGCACGGGCGGGCAGCGGGGACACGGTCGGGCTGGCCGGGCACGACCCGGGCTTCAACGCTGTGATGGGGAGCAGCTTCCGCATCGCGGTCGATGTGGGAGAGTGGGACACGACCCGCGTCCTCAACTCGCCCGGACAGTCCGGGGATCCGCGCTCGGTGCACTACGCCGACCAGCTCAGGCTCTGGGAGCGAGGCGAGGCCTTCGCCCTGGCCTACACCCGTCAGGCCGTGGACGCCGTCGCCGGTTCCACACTGCGACTGACCCCAGCACCCCGTAGAGCTCGGCCCTGA
- a CDS encoding polysaccharide deacetylase family protein — protein MGHLQLPPGKKIAVNLGTDFDSQCLWLGAFNRPTPASMSRGEFGAEVGVPRLLSLYERYGVRTTWFTPGHTIDTFPEWCKKILDDGHEFGHHGYYHENPTMISADTERRLVDLAFRTFDKVLGIRPVGYRSPYWDYSDSTLDIIEEAGLIYDTSLMGRDFHPYHPQRWQVRWEKGNVAGRASKVLEIPVNWYLDDFPPLAYTGPQAGMQDSNTIFERWRDIFDYAYRNETNPVYATCVHPQVIGQAHHMMWYERLVEHISGHEGVWFATIEEIARAWVDDDTDEAKFVLPDARGVEPAPADSGWA, from the coding sequence ATGGGACACCTGCAACTGCCCCCGGGAAAGAAGATCGCCGTCAATCTGGGCACCGACTTTGACTCCCAGTGCCTGTGGCTCGGGGCGTTCAACCGGCCGACTCCCGCGTCGATGTCGCGCGGCGAGTTCGGCGCCGAGGTCGGGGTGCCCCGCCTGCTGTCGCTCTACGAGCGCTACGGCGTGCGCACCACCTGGTTCACCCCGGGGCACACGATCGACACCTTCCCCGAGTGGTGCAAGAAGATCCTCGACGACGGCCACGAGTTCGGCCACCACGGCTACTACCATGAGAACCCGACCATGATCTCCGCCGACACCGAACGCCGGCTGGTCGACCTCGCGTTCCGCACCTTCGATAAGGTGCTCGGTATCCGGCCGGTCGGGTACCGCTCGCCCTACTGGGACTACAGCGACTCCACCCTCGACATCATCGAGGAGGCCGGGCTCATCTACGACACCAGCCTCATGGGCCGCGACTTCCACCCCTACCACCCCCAGCGCTGGCAGGTCCGCTGGGAGAAGGGCAACGTCGCCGGCCGTGCCAGCAAGGTCCTCGAGATCCCCGTCAACTGGTACCTCGACGACTTCCCGCCGCTGGCCTACACCGGTCCGCAGGCCGGTATGCAGGACTCGAACACGATCTTCGAGCGGTGGCGCGACATCTTCGACTACGCCTACCGCAACGAGACCAACCCAGTCTACGCCACCTGCGTCCACCCGCAGGTCATCGGCCAGGCGCACCACATGATGTGGTACGAGCGTCTCGTCGAGCACATCAGCGGACACGAGGGCGTCTGGTTCGCCACCATCGAGGAGATCGCCCGCGCCTGGGTCGACGACGACACCGACGAGGCGAAGTTCGTGCTGCCCGACGCACGCGGGGTCGAGCCCGCCCCGGCCGACTCCGGGTGGGCGTGA
- a CDS encoding ABC transporter substrate-binding protein codes for MTPPQVTDRRPVWSGAAFTVQVRADGRLGLSDRGRHEDVPEPLRRLAVALGRAGLEQCRFHWRAPFSGRFCRVSLLARTDLGFDHVELSGDPVDGLPAGLSPRELEVLTMLLSGPSNAEISADLGITARTAATHVTHLMQKLKAPTRTAAATHALDTGLLCVPLPGSPQRYAGLSVGRLVECADPAAGPQAPARGTRTPQVPRPRRELVVGAALPLTGTGSDDGREMVNGLRLAIEEINAAGGVRGRRVTARVHDVEVTRAASIRTAFDSLLVDGVDVLTSGYLAGQEIGHELAAAAGVPYLHAATSGAMERMVRDDPARFGRIFQVCASDTEYAPRFVSLLTSLRERGRWRHSADRLAIVVRDWHGVDFGIDRAREVAERQGWSLDVVPVVGSGWARATAAAVREPAAAVMIGSFFVDDTVQAVATLRDLGATALPYAIYAPSVPAFRHRLGSLAEGVVWATTTGTYSDRTGRAFARRYTERFGIVPGRSHAGLAYDRTWRIVRAWDVCGDITDADGVAAHLRAEPYRGVNGTYNFDTPGQVALGVGDHGDPSLAQPQLIYQIQDGRQMIIRGGPFRTAEFRAPAHLTASA; via the coding sequence ATGACGCCGCCGCAGGTCACCGACCGGCGTCCGGTCTGGTCCGGTGCCGCCTTCACCGTGCAGGTCCGAGCAGACGGGCGGCTGGGCCTGAGCGACCGCGGCCGGCACGAGGACGTGCCCGAACCGCTGCGCCGCCTCGCTGTCGCGTTGGGGCGCGCCGGGCTGGAGCAGTGCCGGTTTCACTGGCGGGCACCGTTCTCGGGGCGGTTCTGCCGGGTATCACTGCTCGCGCGGACCGACCTCGGGTTCGACCACGTCGAGCTGAGCGGTGACCCGGTCGACGGGCTTCCCGCGGGGCTGTCGCCACGGGAGCTGGAGGTACTCACGATGCTGCTGTCCGGCCCGTCGAACGCCGAGATCTCCGCGGATCTGGGTATCACCGCGCGCACCGCCGCCACGCACGTCACACACCTGATGCAGAAGCTGAAAGCCCCGACCCGGACGGCTGCAGCCACCCACGCACTGGACACAGGGCTGTTGTGCGTGCCGCTGCCGGGGTCACCACAGCGGTACGCGGGGCTGTCGGTCGGCCGGCTCGTGGAGTGCGCGGACCCCGCCGCCGGGCCGCAGGCGCCCGCCCGTGGGACGCGTACCCCGCAGGTTCCGCGACCGCGTCGCGAACTCGTCGTCGGCGCCGCGCTGCCGTTGACCGGCACCGGCAGTGACGACGGCCGGGAGATGGTGAACGGGCTGCGCCTGGCGATCGAGGAGATCAACGCCGCGGGCGGGGTCCGCGGGCGGCGGGTCACGGCCCGGGTGCACGACGTCGAGGTGACCCGGGCGGCGTCGATCCGCACCGCGTTCGACTCGCTGCTGGTCGATGGTGTCGACGTGCTCACCTCCGGCTACCTGGCCGGGCAGGAGATCGGCCACGAGCTGGCCGCGGCGGCCGGTGTGCCCTACCTGCACGCGGCGACCAGCGGGGCGATGGAGCGCATGGTGCGCGACGACCCGGCCCGGTTCGGCCGGATCTTCCAGGTGTGCGCCAGCGACACCGAGTACGCACCGCGCTTCGTGTCGTTGCTGACCTCGCTGCGCGAGCGCGGCCGGTGGCGCCATAGCGCCGACCGGCTCGCGATCGTGGTGCGGGACTGGCACGGTGTGGACTTCGGCATCGATCGGGCCCGCGAGGTCGCCGAGCGCCAGGGCTGGTCGCTCGACGTCGTCCCCGTGGTCGGAAGCGGCTGGGCCCGCGCGACGGCCGCCGCGGTGCGCGAACCGGCCGCCGCGGTGATGATCGGCAGCTTCTTCGTCGACGACACCGTTCAGGCCGTCGCGACGCTGCGCGATCTGGGTGCCACTGCACTTCCCTACGCCATCTACGCCCCCTCGGTGCCGGCGTTCCGCCACCGGCTCGGGTCACTGGCCGAGGGCGTCGTGTGGGCCACGACCACCGGCACCTACTCCGACCGGACCGGACGCGCGTTCGCACGCCGCTACACCGAGCGGTTCGGGATCGTCCCTGGTCGCTCGCACGCCGGTCTGGCCTACGACCGGACCTGGCGCATCGTGCGAGCGTGGGACGTCTGCGGCGATATCACCGATGCCGACGGTGTCGCCGCCCATCTGCGCGCCGAGCCGTACCGGGGGGTGAACGGCACCTACAACTTCGACACTCCGGGCCAGGTCGCTCTCGGCGTCGGGGACCACGGCGACCCGTCGCTCGCCCAGCCGCAGTTGATCTACCAGATCCAGGACGGCCGACAGATGATCATCCGCGGCGGCCCGTTTCGTACCGCGGAGTTCCGTGCGCCCGCCCACCTGACGGCGAGTGCATGA
- a CDS encoding IS5 family transposase, translating to MRPGVVHRGGVARRRRRYPSDTSDEQWALIEPLLPAAGAGGRPEKHARRDVVDAILYVVRAGCAWRALPVDFPPWQTVYWYFNRWEQQRVTEQILPIVRRQLRADEGRDPEPSAGIIDSQSVRGADTVGRDTRGYDAGKKINGRKRFIVTDTLGLLLTTMVCSASVQDRDGAKSILLDLYLRTRVRFVYADAGFAGRLLDWATTILHTSVEIVRKPPEQRGFAVLPRRWVVERTLAWVTAHRRLARDYERHPAVSEAMIRWAAINTITRRIARGEPARRQQKYVVTPST from the coding sequence ATGCGTCCGGGTGTGGTCCATCGTGGAGGAGTGGCTCGGCGTAGGCGGCGGTACCCCTCGGACACCAGCGATGAGCAGTGGGCGTTGATCGAGCCGCTGCTGCCAGCGGCGGGGGCGGGAGGCCGGCCGGAGAAGCACGCGCGCCGTGATGTGGTGGATGCGATCCTCTACGTCGTGCGCGCCGGGTGCGCGTGGCGGGCTCTACCAGTGGATTTCCCGCCGTGGCAGACGGTGTACTGGTACTTCAACCGGTGGGAGCAGCAGAGGGTCACCGAGCAGATCCTCCCGATCGTGCGCCGTCAGCTACGCGCTGATGAGGGCCGCGACCCCGAACCCAGCGCGGGGATCATCGACTCGCAGTCGGTGAGGGGCGCTGACACGGTCGGGCGGGACACCCGCGGCTACGACGCCGGGAAGAAGATCAACGGTCGGAAGCGGTTCATCGTGACCGACACCCTCGGCCTGCTGCTGACCACGATGGTGTGCTCGGCGTCGGTGCAGGACCGCGATGGCGCCAAGTCGATCCTGCTCGACCTCTACCTGCGCACGAGGGTGCGGTTCGTCTACGCCGACGCCGGGTTCGCCGGGCGCCTGCTGGACTGGGCGACCACGATCCTGCACACCAGCGTCGAGATCGTGCGCAAACCGCCTGAGCAGCGCGGATTCGCCGTCCTCCCGCGGCGGTGGGTGGTCGAGCGGACCCTGGCCTGGGTCACCGCACACCGCCGCCTGGCCCGCGACTACGAACGCCACCCCGCAGTGTCCGAGGCCATGATCCGCTGGGCGGCGATCAACACCATCACCCGCCGCATCGCCCGTGGCGAACCCGCCCGACGCCAGCAGAAGTACGTAGTCACACCCTCAACATGA
- the mobF gene encoding MobF family relaxase, translated as MVGVLKVVNGYSPEYLLKEVATGRENYYTGAVADGEPPGRWWGAGAERLGLAGLVDAQDMRALYERFLDPRDAGFRDPSRWDSVPTLGHTGRKYLSEDDLYAAALERQPDAAAERRAELRTEAGKAARHNVAFLDATFSVQKSVTLLHTAFEAREVAARQAGDEATANAWGEFRQAVEDAIWAGNNAALAYLEDKAGYSRVGHHGGAAGRWVDAHAFTVASFFQHDSRDRDPQLHIHNTILNRVECPDGTWRTLDSRAVHRWRPGAAAVGERTTEERLIETIGVLLAMRPDGKAREVVGIPAQAMSLISTRRHAVTAKAAELVEAFEARYGRAPNGYEYERLTQQATLVTRAAKSHHGEDRDDMLSRIDLRLRADIEGGLAGIADAVLAARREGVEPMAFTPQAVIELALEDVRNRKTFWTTADLTRAVNAALPDYLGVSDGAEVAALLDQLTDAALEHAVTMETAKPATEVLPDGLRLANGQSAYQAPGGALYATPEQVHTERFLLAATTSRDGAALSRPAAGRFLERLRAEGVELGADQAAAVRGILTSGARVETLVGPAGTGKSFVVGTLARAWTDPTLNDHDPGQPSRAGRVFGLATSQMATEVLTGEGLTARNVAAWLATQDRLQGPGASRSEDEAWRLREGDLLVVDESAMTDTAALATIHTHADRVGAKLLLVGDHRQLAAIGAGGAMDLLATAGSSYELADARRFTSAWERDASLRLRAGDESVLRTYHQHGRILDSGTRDDAEASAARGWLADTLDGQHSLLLVDTNDQAARLSAALRTELVRLGRVTENGVWLGRQGVVAGVGDLVQARRNAWHLAGLHGNRRGPINRETYRVTAVRDDGSIEVTTDTTALTDPASGRTVEGTGGQRLVLPAFYVTEDLALGYATTVHAAQGATVDTTHSVITPNTGAPALYVGMSRGRATNTAHVTTRTAPDDPADGTHRHELHRDPVATLAAILDTAEITQSRSALAVATESAEHAASTRTAAELLADAAHLAATERTRDHLDQLVAGGRLTGEQRARIAAEDGAASLTRVLRRAELAGLDPQTVLGDAVDRGPLTGSRNLTNVLYSRIRDTHRFDPVGDTWTQWTPRTANTEWSDYLTALARAAATRAAALGRDAATEPPAWATTAFGNCPAEADQRDEWCAAVGRVAAYREMRGHTNDDGDILGPAPKPGQVEEFAAYRAAWRTLGRPEIDREHLELSNGQLRARVRAYERELAAAPRYVANELAGTRQTAATHQQTAALRRAEADAITDPAQRQRILDQATQATALAAVLDARAAQLQQIDDARATWLAHTAQTRVQAELSKAELSARDADDNPDQQVTAAEWKTAHDAAMAEEDAHREITEADLAVDDDLDDAGQVREDAAAGIGWDDVREQVEREPRPGREDVVRVPDAAETTGHLDHAGRVLDEIRYRDTGDDLARAEELNRWHTDDQAAAVENDVADAPVDEYSNGW; from the coding sequence GTGGTCGGGGTGCTGAAGGTCGTCAACGGCTACAGCCCGGAGTACCTGTTGAAGGAGGTCGCGACCGGGCGGGAGAACTACTACACCGGCGCGGTCGCCGACGGGGAGCCGCCAGGGCGCTGGTGGGGGGCGGGGGCTGAGCGCCTGGGCCTGGCCGGGCTGGTCGACGCCCAGGACATGCGAGCCCTCTACGAGCGGTTCCTCGACCCGCGGGACGCAGGGTTCCGGGATCCGTCCCGGTGGGACAGCGTCCCGACGCTGGGACACACCGGACGCAAGTACCTGTCCGAGGACGACCTGTACGCGGCGGCGTTGGAACGGCAGCCGGACGCGGCGGCGGAACGCCGCGCCGAGCTCCGGACCGAAGCGGGCAAGGCGGCCCGGCACAACGTCGCGTTCCTGGACGCCACGTTCAGCGTGCAGAAGTCGGTGACGCTGCTGCACACGGCGTTCGAGGCCCGCGAGGTCGCCGCCCGCCAGGCCGGGGACGAGGCCACCGCCAACGCGTGGGGGGAGTTCCGGCAGGCGGTGGAGGACGCGATCTGGGCGGGTAACAACGCTGCGCTGGCCTACCTGGAGGACAAGGCCGGCTATTCGCGGGTCGGGCACCACGGCGGCGCGGCGGGGCGGTGGGTGGACGCGCACGCGTTCACCGTGGCGTCGTTCTTCCAGCACGACTCCCGGGACCGGGACCCGCAGCTGCACATCCACAACACGATCCTGAACCGGGTCGAGTGCCCGGACGGGACCTGGCGGACGCTGGATTCGCGGGCGGTCCACCGGTGGCGCCCGGGTGCGGCGGCGGTGGGGGAGCGCACGACCGAGGAGCGGCTGATCGAGACGATCGGGGTGCTGCTGGCGATGCGCCCGGACGGGAAGGCCCGCGAGGTGGTCGGGATCCCGGCGCAGGCGATGTCGCTGATCTCCACCCGCCGTCACGCGGTGACCGCGAAGGCGGCGGAGCTGGTGGAGGCGTTCGAGGCCCGCTATGGGCGCGCCCCGAACGGCTATGAGTACGAGCGGCTGACCCAGCAGGCGACCCTGGTCACCCGTGCCGCGAAGTCCCACCACGGGGAGGACCGTGACGACATGCTGTCGCGGATCGACCTGCGGCTGCGCGCGGACATCGAGGGCGGGCTGGCCGGGATCGCCGACGCCGTCCTCGCCGCCCGCCGCGAGGGTGTGGAGCCGATGGCGTTCACCCCGCAGGCGGTGATCGAACTCGCGCTGGAGGACGTCCGGAACCGCAAGACGTTCTGGACGACCGCCGACCTCACCCGGGCGGTCAACGCCGCCCTGCCCGACTACCTCGGCGTCTCCGACGGGGCCGAGGTCGCAGCCCTGTTGGATCAGCTCACCGACGCCGCACTGGAGCACGCGGTGACGATGGAGACCGCCAAGCCCGCCACCGAGGTGCTGCCCGACGGGCTGCGCCTGGCGAACGGCCAGTCCGCCTATCAGGCCCCGGGTGGGGCGCTGTATGCGACGCCGGAGCAGGTCCACACCGAGCGGTTCCTGCTCGCCGCGACCACCTCACGCGACGGCGCCGCGTTGTCGCGCCCGGCGGCCGGCCGGTTCCTGGAGCGGCTGCGGGCCGAGGGCGTCGAGCTGGGCGCCGACCAGGCCGCCGCCGTGCGCGGGATCCTCACTTCCGGCGCCCGGGTCGAGACCCTCGTCGGCCCGGCCGGGACCGGGAAGTCCTTCGTCGTCGGCACCCTCGCCCGGGCCTGGACCGACCCCACCCTGAACGACCACGACCCGGGACAGCCGTCGCGGGCCGGTCGGGTGTTCGGGCTGGCGACGAGCCAGATGGCGACCGAGGTCCTCACCGGCGAGGGGCTGACCGCGCGCAACGTCGCCGCCTGGCTCGCCACCCAGGACCGCCTCCAGGGCCCCGGCGCATCCCGGAGCGAGGACGAGGCGTGGCGGCTGCGTGAGGGGGACCTGCTGGTGGTCGACGAGTCCGCGATGACCGACACCGCCGCCCTCGCCACGATCCACACCCACGCCGACCGCGTCGGGGCGAAGCTGCTGCTGGTCGGGGACCACCGCCAGCTCGCCGCCATCGGCGCGGGCGGGGCGATGGACCTGCTCGCCACCGCCGGATCGTCCTACGAACTGGCCGACGCCCGCCGCTTCACCTCCGCATGGGAACGCGACGCCTCTCTGCGGCTGCGCGCCGGGGACGAGAGCGTGCTGCGCACCTACCACCAGCACGGCCGCATCCTCGACTCCGGCACCCGCGACGACGCCGAAGCCTCCGCCGCACGCGGATGGTTGGCCGACACCCTCGACGGACAGCACTCGCTGCTGCTGGTCGACACCAACGACCAGGCCGCCCGCCTCTCGGCGGCCCTGCGCACCGAGCTGGTCCGACTCGGACGCGTCACCGAGAACGGCGTCTGGTTGGGCCGTCAAGGTGTCGTCGCCGGAGTCGGGGACCTGGTCCAGGCCCGCCGCAACGCCTGGCACCTCGCCGGGCTGCACGGCAACCGCCGCGGACCGATCAACCGCGAGACCTACCGCGTCACCGCCGTCCGCGACGACGGCTCGATCGAGGTCACCACCGACACCACCGCCCTCACCGACCCCGCTTCCGGCAGGACGGTCGAGGGGACGGGTGGGCAGCGGCTCGTGCTGCCCGCCTTCTACGTCACCGAGGACCTGGCCCTCGGCTACGCCACCACCGTCCACGCCGCCCAGGGCGCCACCGTCGACACCACCCATTCGGTGATCACCCCGAACACCGGCGCTCCAGCCCTCTACGTTGGCATGTCCCGCGGCCGCGCGACCAACACCGCGCACGTCACCACCCGCACCGCCCCCGACGACCCCGCCGACGGCACCCACCGCCACGAACTGCACCGCGACCCCGTCGCCACGCTCGCCGCCATCCTCGACACCGCCGAGATCACGCAGTCGCGCTCCGCTCTGGCGGTCGCGACCGAGTCCGCCGAGCACGCCGCCAGCACCCGCACCGCCGCCGAGCTGCTCGCCGACGCCGCCCACCTCGCCGCGACCGAACGCACCCGCGACCACCTCGACCAACTCGTCGCGGGTGGCCGCCTCACCGGAGAGCAGCGGGCCCGGATCGCCGCCGAGGACGGCGCCGCCTCCCTGACCCGCGTGCTGCGCCGCGCCGAGCTGGCCGGCCTCGACCCCCAGACAGTCCTCGGCGACGCGGTCGACCGCGGGCCGCTCACCGGCTCCCGCAACCTCACCAACGTGCTCTACTCCCGCATCCGCGACACCCACCGCTTCGACCCCGTCGGCGACACCTGGACGCAGTGGACACCCCGCACCGCCAACACCGAGTGGAGCGACTACCTCACCGCCCTGGCCCGCGCCGCCGCCACCCGCGCCGCGGCCCTCGGCCGCGACGCCGCCACCGAGCCCCCCGCCTGGGCCACCACGGCGTTCGGGAACTGCCCGGCCGAGGCCGACCAGCGCGACGAGTGGTGCGCCGCGGTCGGCCGAGTCGCCGCCTACCGCGAGATGCGCGGCCACACCAACGACGACGGTGACATTCTCGGGCCGGCGCCCAAGCCCGGGCAGGTCGAGGAGTTCGCCGCCTACCGCGCAGCCTGGCGGACCCTCGGCCGCCCCGAGATCGACCGCGAACACCTGGAGCTGTCCAACGGCCAGCTCCGCGCCCGCGTCCGCGCCTACGAACGCGAACTCGCCGCCGCACCCCGCTACGTCGCGAACGAACTCGCCGGAACCCGCCAGACCGCCGCCACCCACCAGCAGACCGCAGCCCTGCGCCGCGCCGAAGCCGACGCGATCACCGACCCCGCCCAACGGCAACGGATCCTCGACCAAGCCACCCAGGCCACCGCTCTGGCCGCCGTGCTCGACGCCCGCGCCGCACAGCTCCAGCAGATCGACGACGCCCGCGCCACCTGGCTCGCCCACACCGCCCAGACCCGGGTCCAGGCCGAACTGTCCAAGGCCGAGCTGTCCGCCCGCGACGCCGACGACAACCCCGACCAGCAGGTCACCGCCGCCGAATGGAAGACCGCCCACGACGCCGCCATGGCCGAGGAGGACGCCCACCGGGAGATCACCGAGGCCGACCTCGCCGTGGACGACGACCTCGACGACGCGGGCCAGGTCCGGGAGGACGCTGCGGCGGGGATCGGGTGGGACGACGTCCGCGAGCAGGTCGAGCGCGAGCCCCGCCCTGGTCGCGAGGACGTCGTCCGCGTGCCCGACGCCGCCGAGACGACGGGGCACCTCGACCACGCCGGCCGGGTCCTGGACGAGATCCGCTACCGCGACACCGGCGACGACCTTGCCCGCGCCGAGGAACTCAACCGCTGGCACACCGACGACCAGGCGGCCGCGGTCGAGAACGACGTCGCGGACGCGCCGGTCGACGAGTACAGCAACGGCTGGTAG